The Amycolatopsis sp. NBC_01480 genome segment GTACGTGACGAACCGGCAGTGCGAACCCGCGGGACGGCTGCACGGGCCGATGGTGGTGTCGATGCGGCAGATCCCGGCCGAGCGCGTGGCGGACGCGGTGCGGCTCACCGCCGTGATGCCCGCGGTGCACGGGGCGCCGGTGCACGTCGGGGATCCGGCGGAGCTGGGCATCGCGGACCTGCAGCGGCCGGACTTCGGTGAAAGTGTCACTGCTGCCCCTGGTGACGTGCCGGTGTTCTGGGCCTGCGGCGTCACCCCGCAGGCTGCGCTGATGGCCTCGCGGCCACCGTTCGCCATCACGCACGCGCCGGGGTACATGCTCGTGACGGACAAGTTGGACAGCGACTACCGGGTGGACTGACATGGATCTCAACAGCGACCTCGGAGAGGGCTTCGGCGCCTGGAAAATGGGCGACGACGAAGCCATGCTCGACATCGTGACCAGCGCGAACGTCGCGTGCGGCTTCCACGCGGGCGACCCGGGCGTGATGCGGCGGGTGTGCGAGCGCGCGGCCGAGCGCGGCGTGACGATCGGCGCGCACGTGGGCTACCGCGACCTGGCCGGCTTCGGCCGTCGCGCCCTCGACATCGCCCCGGAAGACCTGGCCGACGACGTGCTGTACCAAATCGGCGCCCTGGACGCGTTCGCGCGCGCCGTCGGAACCAGCGTCCGCTATGTGAAGGCGCACGGCGCGCTGTACAACACGGCCGCAGTGGACGCGGAGCAGGCGGCGGCGCTCGTCGAGGGCGTACGCCGGTACGGCTCGGACCTGGCGCTGCTGTGCCCACCGGACTCGGAGATGCTGCACGCAGCAGTGGCGGCAGGCGTGACCGGCCACGCCGAGGCTTTCGCCGACCGCGCGTACACCCCGTCCGGACGCCTGGTGTCCCGCAAGGAACCGGGCGCGGTCCTGCACGACGCGGCGGCGGTCGCCACGCGCGCCGTGACGATGGCGACGACGGGCGAGGTGCTCGACGCTGACGGCGGAAAGCTCACGATGCGCGCGGATTCCCTTTGTGTGCACGGGGATACACCCGGCGCGGTGGAGCTGGCGCGGCGGATCCGGGAGTCGCTGGAGGCGGCGGGCGTGACGCTGGCGCCGTTCGCATGACTGAGGTTCTGCGGTATGGCGCTTCCGCGGCGCTGGTGGAGACGTCGGACGTGCTGGGTTTCCAGGCGGCGCTGGAACTTTCGCATCCGGTGGGTGTGGTGGAGCTGGTTCCGGCGGCGGCAACCCTGCTGGTGCGTTACGACCCTTCTTTGACTTCGTGGGACGCTTTGGCTTCGTTCTTGGGTGCCGTGTCCTCTGTGGACTCTTCTGCTGGTTCTTCCGCTGTGGTGACACTGCCTGTGCGCTATGACGGCGCGGATCTGGACGCCGTGGCTGCTGCTTCTTCCCTGACCGCGGCGGAGGTGGTACGGCTTCATTCGTCGGCCACGTATGTTGCGGCTTTTTGTGGTTTCGCGCCGGGTTTCGCTTACTTGACGGGCTTGGACCCGGCGCTGTGTCTACCGCGCCGCTCCACCCCGCGCACCCGCGTCCCGGCCGGCGCCGTCGCCATCGCGGGCGAGTACACGGCGGTGTACCCCCACCCGTCACCCGGTGGGTGGCATCTGCTGGGGCGCACTGACGCCCGGGTCTGGGACGTCGAGCGAGCCCAGCCGAACCTGCTGGAGCCGGGGACCCGGGTGCGGTTCGAGGTGCGTCGCTGATGGCCGCGGTGACGGGGGCTGGTGTCGCAATGGACCCGTTGGCGACCACCGGCCACCCAGAACTCACGGCGACCGGACTCCTCGCGACACCTCGACCGCTCAGGACTGGTGGCGATCGGCGTCGGACCGGTTCACGAAGCCCTGTCATGAGCGGTGAAGCCGAAATCCTCACGACTGGACCCCTTGCGACCGTCCGACACCGCGATCGCCCAGGGCTCACGGCGATCGGCGTCGGACCGGGGCACGGAGTCACACCATGAGCGGCAAAGCCGAAATCGTCAGCACCGGCCCGTTCGCGACCGTCCAGGATCTCGGCCGCCCGGGGCTGGCGGCGATCGGGGTCGGGCGGTCGGGGGCGGCGGACCGGGGTTCGCTGCGGCTGGCGAACCGGCTCGTCGGGAATCCGGAGGGGCATGCGGTGCTGGAGGTGACGTTGGGCGGGTTGCAGCTGCGCGTGTCGGAGCACGCGACCGTCGCTGTCACCGGGGCGGAGGTTCACGTACGCGCGGGACGGCGAGCGGCCGCGCCGAACTCGCCGATCGCGTTACGTCCCGGCGAAGAGCTGACGCTGGGCACAGCCGACCGCGGCCTGCGCAGTTACGTGGCGGTGCGCGGCGGCTTCGACGTCCGGCCGGTGCTCGGCGCGCGGGCCACCGACACCATGGGCCGGCTCGGCCCGCCGATGCTGACGCCCGGCATGACGCTGCCCATCGGCGACGTCACCGGCCCGCCGCCCGCCGTCGACCTGGCGCCTCGGGGCCGTCTGCCCGAGGAGCCCACGCTCCGCGTCACCCCGGGCCCCCGGCTGGATTGGTTCACGGCGGCCGCACTGTCCACATTGGTCAGCACGCCGTACACGGTGACGGCCGAACTCGACCGCATCGGCATCCGCCTCGCCGGCACCGCCCTCACCCGCGCCCGCGCCAGCGAACTCCAGCCGGAGGCCTGTGTGCCGGGTGCCCTGCAGGTCCCCCCGTCGGGCGTGCCGATCCTGTTCCTGGCCGACCATCCCGTAACGGGCGGTTATCCCGTCCCCGCCGTCGTCGAGGAGCCGGACCTGGACCTCGCCGCCCAACTCCGACCAGGCCAACGCCTGCGATTCACCTTGGCTTGACCCACCCGGCGGCCGTTCACCCTCGCTTGTGCGCTGTGGCTGTGATTCGCCCTCATCTAAGGCCCGCAGCCAGAGCTCACCTCCGGCCGAGGCCCCGGCCCCCCGCTTCCCGACTGGGCTCGTGCGCCGCGACATCCCCACCTACCTGGGCAAACACGGGGAGGCCAACTCGACGAGCGTCGCGCAGGCGCTCGGCGAGAGCACCGGGACGACGAGTTACCACCTGCGTAAACTGGCGGAGCTCGGGCTGATCACGGAGGTCGCCGAGCGGTCGGCGGGGCGGGAGCGGTGGTGGCGGTCCCTGATGACCAACATCTACACCCCGCCGGGCATCCCGATGAGCCCCGACGAGCGCGAGGCCGCGCTGCAGATCGGCGTGCTGAAGATGAGCCACGACCTGAACCTCGTCGTGCGCGCGTACGCCGGGTACGACGAGGCCGAGGGCTGGAACCAGACCTACCGCAGCGGCCTCACCCTGACAAAGGAACAGGTCAAAGACTTCGTCGAGGACTACCGCGCACTGCTGTGGAAGTACCACAACTCCGACAGCCCCGACGCCCGCGACATGGCCATCCGCCTGGTCGTCCTGCCCGAGGAAGAACTCACAACCCAGAAACCCGCAAAGTCAGGTTGAGCCGCCCCGTCAGCCCCAGCTCCGGCTCGGCCGTGCCAGGCAGCGTCTTCGGCACGCCGTGGTACGCCAGCCGCGAAGGACCGCCGAAAACGAACAGATCGCCGGAGCGCAGTTCGATGTCGGTGTAAGGACGGTTGCGGTTCTCCGTGTTGCCGAAGCGGAACACACACGTGTCGCCGAGGCTGAGAGACACCACCGGGTCCAGCGCGCGCTCGTCCTTGTCCTGGTGCTGGCCCATTTTGGCGGCGGCGTCGTAGAAGTTCACCAGCGCGACGTCCGGGCGATAGTCGACGGCGGCGCCGTACGCGTCGGCCAGCGCGCGCTGGCCGAGGTCGGCCAGCCAGTCCGGGAACGGCAGCACGGGCGAGCCGTCGTCGACCGTGCGCGTGTACCGGTACGGGCTCCAATGCCAGCCGAGGCAGACCGTCCGCACCGACATCACGCCGCCGCCGGGCAGGCGCGTCGCGCGGTAACCGCGCCAGCCGCGGCAGGCCTCGACCAGCTCGCGCTGCGCTTCGGGGTCCAGCCAGTCCGGCACGTGGACCGCCCCCGGCGCGACCTCCCGCCGCGGGCGGGGCAGCAGCTCCATCAGGGGAACTCGACCACGGTGACGCCAGCCTGCGCCGGCACCGGATCGTTCATCGCCTCGAGCGCGGCGGGCACGTCGTCCAGCCCGATCCGCTTGCCGACGAGCGCCGCGAGGTTGATGCCCGAGGTCTCGACGACGCTCAGCAGCTCCGGGTACTCGTACGCCGGCAGCCCGTGGATCCCGACGATCTCCAGCTCCCCGCCGATCACCCGGTGCATCGGAATCGGCGCGACGCCCTGGCCCGGCGGCATCAGCCCCGCCTGCACGTGACGGCCGCGCTTGCGCAGGCTGCCGACCGACGCGGCGCACGTCTGCGGCGAGCCGAGACAATCGAGCGAAACGTGCACGCCACCGTCGGTCAGGGAGCGGACGTGCGCGGCCACCTCCTCCGGCCCGTCGAACGCGCCGGCGTCGACGCTCAGCACGGCGCCGGAGCGCTCGGCCAGCGCGCGGGCGTGCGGCGAGACGTCCACGGCGACGACCTTCGCGCCCGCAGCCGCCGCGAGCAGCACCGCGGAGATGCCGACGCCGCCGCAGCCGTACACCGCCACCCACTGCCCGGCGCGCACGCCACCCTGGCGCAGCACCGCGCGGAACGCCGTCCCGAAACGGCAGCCGAGCGCCGCCGCCTCCACCGCGGACAGGCCGTCCGGCAACGCCACCAGGTTCGCCTGCGCGTGCTCGATGGCGACCAGCTCGGCGAACGAGCCCCAATGCGTGGCGCCGGGCTGGAACTGGTCGTCGCAGATCTGCTGGTCACCGCGGGCACACTGGGCGCAACTGCCGCAAGCGCACACGAACGGGACGGTCACGCGCGCGCCGACCGCCCAGCCCCGCACCCCTTCGCCGACCGCCGCGATCCGTCCGGCCAGCTCGTGCCCGGCGACGTGCGGCAGCGAGACGTCCGGGTCGTGCCCCTGCCAGGTGTGCCAGTCACTGCGGCAGACGCCAGTCGCGTCCACCGCGATGACCACCCCGCCCGGCGGCGCCACCGGGTCCGGCACCTCGATCACCTGGGGCA includes the following:
- a CDS encoding LamB/YcsF family protein, which codes for MDLNSDLGEGFGAWKMGDDEAMLDIVTSANVACGFHAGDPGVMRRVCERAAERGVTIGAHVGYRDLAGFGRRALDIAPEDLADDVLYQIGALDAFARAVGTSVRYVKAHGALYNTAAVDAEQAAALVEGVRRYGSDLALLCPPDSEMLHAAVAAGVTGHAEAFADRAYTPSGRLVSRKEPGAVLHDAAAVATRAVTMATTGEVLDADGGKLTMRADSLCVHGDTPGAVELARRIRESLEAAGVTLAPFA
- a CDS encoding 5-oxoprolinase subunit B family protein, with amino-acid sequence MTEVLRYGASAALVETSDVLGFQAALELSHPVGVVELVPAAATLLVRYDPSLTSWDALASFLGAVSSVDSSAGSSAVVTLPVRYDGADLDAVAAASSLTAAEVVRLHSSATYVAAFCGFAPGFAYLTGLDPALCLPRRSTPRTRVPAGAVAIAGEYTAVYPHPSPGGWHLLGRTDARVWDVERAQPNLLEPGTRVRFEVRR
- a CDS encoding biotin-dependent carboxyltransferase family protein, which encodes MSGKAEIVSTGPFATVQDLGRPGLAAIGVGRSGAADRGSLRLANRLVGNPEGHAVLEVTLGGLQLRVSEHATVAVTGAEVHVRAGRRAAAPNSPIALRPGEELTLGTADRGLRSYVAVRGGFDVRPVLGARATDTMGRLGPPMLTPGMTLPIGDVTGPPPAVDLAPRGRLPEEPTLRVTPGPRLDWFTAAALSTLVSTPYTVTAELDRIGIRLAGTALTRARASELQPEACVPGALQVPPSGVPILFLADHPVTGGYPVPAVVEEPDLDLAAQLRPGQRLRFTLA
- a CDS encoding winged helix-turn-helix domain-containing protein codes for the protein MRRDIPTYLGKHGEANSTSVAQALGESTGTTSYHLRKLAELGLITEVAERSAGRERWWRSLMTNIYTPPGIPMSPDEREAALQIGVLKMSHDLNLVVRAYAGYDEAEGWNQTYRSGLTLTKEQVKDFVEDYRALLWKYHNSDSPDARDMAIRLVVLPEEELTTQKPAKSG
- a CDS encoding alpha-ketoglutarate-dependent dioxygenase AlkB family protein, coding for MMELLPRPRREVAPGAVHVPDWLDPEAQRELVEACRGWRGYRATRLPGGGVMSVRTVCLGWHWSPYRYTRTVDDGSPVLPFPDWLADLGQRALADAYGAAVDYRPDVALVNFYDAAAKMGQHQDKDERALDPVVSLSLGDTCVFRFGNTENRNRPYTDIELRSGDLFVFGGPSRLAYHGVPKTLPGTAEPELGLTGRLNLTLRVSGL
- a CDS encoding alcohol dehydrogenase catalytic domain-containing protein, producing the protein MRAVVIEEFGQLPQVIEVPDPVAPPGGVVIAVDATGVCRSDWHTWQGHDPDVSLPHVAGHELAGRIAAVGEGVRGWAVGARVTVPFVCACGSCAQCARGDQQICDDQFQPGATHWGSFAELVAIEHAQANLVALPDGLSAVEAAALGCRFGTAFRAVLRQGGVRAGQWVAVYGCGGVGISAVLLAAAAGAKVVAVDVSPHARALAERSGAVLSVDAGAFDGPEEVAAHVRSLTDGGVHVSLDCLGSPQTCAASVGSLRKRGRHVQAGLMPPGQGVAPIPMHRVIGGELEIVGIHGLPAYEYPELLSVVETSGINLAALVGKRIGLDDVPAALEAMNDPVPAQAGVTVVEFP